In Trifolium pratense cultivar HEN17-A07 linkage group LG7, ARS_RC_1.1, whole genome shotgun sequence, a genomic segment contains:
- the LOC123896073 gene encoding uncharacterized protein LOC123896073, protein MPNTRSRGEIIEQPFDEPERLLNERRRNLSTQPENIETEILTLEVTEEIINEIVDEPVMAENRPLRSYAIPSQEEPHNSIAAPAIEANNFELKPSLLAIVQQNQFSGNPADDPNLHLSIFLQYADTIKANGVSPEAIRLRLFPFSLRDKARAWLQSLPSNFVATWDELKKVFLARYFPPSKTAMLRAQINGFRQRDNESLFEAWERYKEMIRICPHHGLEEWLIIHTFYNGLLYNTRMTIDAAAGGALMDKPYNQAYQLIESMAQNHYQWGNERTSVEKPQTKGGMYEVNELDLVKAKLEALTQKMESMTTTPAATMAATISNCELCGIQGHKIAECQLLTEVPPDQVNYTQGNPYNQGPRNHPYLSYKSNNALYAPGQAPSPTPPGFQKLAFNAPRKSNLELLVENFIATQTQTNLQTSEQIKQITSKLDVLTTHTRMLETQIAQVAQQQASTSAPAGTFIRSNWYPIL, encoded by the coding sequence atgcCCAATACTCGCTCACGAGGCGAGATAATTGAGCAACCCTTTGACGAACCCGAGCGTCTTCTTAACGAACGACGCCGAAATTTAAGTACTCAACCCGAGAATATCGAAACCGAAATTCTCACTCTCGAAGTAACCGAAGAAATCATTAACGAAATAGTTGACGAACCAGTCATGGCTGAAAATCGTCCACTTAGATCTTACGCTATTCCTTCGCAAGAAGAACCGCATAATAGCATCGCTGCCCCCGCTATTGAAGCAAACAATTTCGAGCTTAAACCTTCATTGTTGGCTATAGtacaacaaaaccaattctccGGAAATCCCGCGGACGACCCTAATCTACATTTGTCCATATTCTTGCAATATGCCGATACTATCAAAGCTAATGGTGTCAGTCCCGAAGCTATAAGACTTCGTTTATTCCCATTCTCATTAAGGGATAAAGCTAGAGCCTGGCTCCAGTCCCTACCATCCAACTTCGTCGCAACATGGGACGAGTTGAAGAAAGTCTTTTTAGCAAGATATTTCCCGCCTAGCAAAACTGCTATGCTAAGAGCCCAAATCAATGGATTTAGACAAAGGGACAACGAGTCTCTTTTCGAAGCTTGGGAAAGATATAAAGAAATGATTAGGATATGTCCTCATCATGGGCTCGAAGAATGGCTAATCATCCATACCTTTTACAACGGTCTCTTGTATAATACAAGAATGACAATAGACGCCGCAGCTGGTGGCGCACTTATGGATAAACCATACAACCAAGCCTATCAGCTTATCGAGAGCATGGCTCAGAACCATTATCAGTGGGGAAATGAGAGAACATCCGTAGAGAAGCCTCAAACGAAAGGCGGTATGTACGAAGTAAACGAGCTTGACCTTGTTAAAGCCAAACTTGAAGCTCTAACTCAAAAGATGGAGAGTATGACCACAACACCTGCAGCCACCATGGCTGCAACAATTTCAAATTGCGAACTATGTGGAATTCAAGGGCACAAAATCGCTGAATGTCAACTCTTAACGGAAGTTCCCCCAGACCAAGTAAACTACACTCAAGGAAACCCTTACAATCAAGGTCCGAGGAACCATCCATACCTTTCGTACAAAAGTAACAATGCTCTATATGCACCTGGCCAAGCACCTTCTCCCACTCCACCAGGATTCCAAAAACTTGCTTTCAATGCTCCTAGGAAGTCTAATCTTGAACTATTAGTAGAAAACTTCATAGCTACCCAGACTCAAACCAACCTTCAAACTAGTGagcaaattaaacaaataacaAGCAAATTAGATGTCTTGACCACTCACACTAGAATGCTAGAAACTCAAATAGCACAAGTAgcacaacaacaagcatctACCTCTGCTCCTGCGGGCACATTTATCCGTTCGAATTGGTACCCTATCCTCTGA
- the LOC123896074 gene encoding translation initiation factor IF-2-like encodes MYLRKKNIVLGTTITSTLYEKYLKVAREHVYGFEPFDFNLSYYCTQEFANWWRQYFYSRHLGDSALISRLESGFTQPQINRIEQQVKPAVAKKQATEALKSLLRSTNTITTETGPSKKLKPSVVIVSEEEEEEEEASFQRKRSQPPVHIETTVPVDIPSYSPSAEERKEKKQERKEKKERKEKRKEEKKKKEERRSSEDRTTEKKKSKSSSGPSETNLDIPSNLDEQREPTPQAEIQEDVVMPDATLDDSNNMPQQDTIPEETISNKSSGDTVKDSEATISEKIMPEPSPDQPEQPESNDTHDKTSPFKEWGKTAPVEVEVCQTSSEEEEFDSEAMKEAEAGGSELLPETSTSKLSASLGLPEEEFIALQRDDPEAALKLLLSKKTPDPVSSSGPSNSTASD; translated from the exons ATGTATCTGAGGAAGAAGAACATTGTGCTTGGGACTACCATCACTTCTACCTTGTATGAGAAGTATCTGAAGGTTGCTCGTGAACATGTTTATGGCTTCGAGCCATTTGACTTCAACCTCTCCTACTATTGCACTCAAGAATTTGCCAACTGGTGGAGGCAATACTTTTACAGTAGGCATCTAGGAGATTCAGCACTAATCTCTAGATTGGAGAGTGGTTTTACTCAACCCCAAATCAACAGAATCGAACAACAAGTCAAACCTGCAG TCGCAAAGAAACAAGCCACAGAAGCT TTGAAGAGCCTTCTAAG ATCAACCAACACCATCACTACTGAAACTGGCCCATCAAAGAAACTGAAGCCTAGCGTTGTAATCGTCAGTGAAGAAGAAGAG GAGGAGGAAGAAGCAAGCTTTCAGAGGAAGAGGAGTCAGCCTCCTGTGCACATCGAAACAACTGTTCCAGTAGATATTCCCTCTTATAGCCCTTCTGCTGAAGAAAGAAAGGAGAAGAAGCAAGAaaggaaggagaagaaagaaaggaaggaaaaaaggaaagaagaaaagaagaagaaagaagaaaggaGAAGTTCAGAAGATCGAACCACAGAGAAAAAGAAGTCTAAGTCTTCGAGTGGTCCTTCTGAAACTAACCTTGACATTCCTTCTAATTTAGATGAGCAAAGAGAGCCCACTCCCCAAGCAGAAATTCAAGAAGATGTTGTTATGCCTGATGCAACTCTTGATGACTCGAACAACATGCCCCAGCAAGACACTATTCCAGAG GAAACTATATCGAACAAATCTAGTGGTGACACAGTCAAGGATAGTGAGGCCACTATATCTGAAAAGATTATGCCAGAGCCAAGCCCAGACCAACCAGAGCAACCTGAATCCAATGACACTCATGACAAGACTTCTCCTTTCAAGGAATGGGGCAAGACTGCACCAGTCGAAGTCGAAGTCTGCCAAACTTCCTCAGAGGAAGAAGAGTTTGATTCTGAGGCTATGAAGGAAGCAGAGGCTGGAGGATCAGAATTGCTTCCCGAGACTTCAACCTCGAAGCTATCAGCCAGCTTAGGGCTTCCTGAAGAAGAGTTCATTGCTTTGCAAAGGGATGACCCAGAAGCTGCCTTGAAACTCTTGCTTTCCAAGAAGACCCCTGATCCTGTGAGTTCGAGCGGACCAAGCAATTCGACTGCTTCAGACTAA